The following coding sequences lie in one Deltaproteobacteria bacterium genomic window:
- a CDS encoding alkaline phosphatase family protein, producing MSFRRCLMILADGARADVFQDLLKKGRLPNIAEHLPHFRTGVSAFPSTTGPAYMPYLTGCFPGTCNVPGIRWFDKEAYSRRPFATHKFRSYVGAETFFIPRDMSHEVDTLFELIPRSFNIFNSVSRGVKRRFNRTWFSRIWYWYYAHLTDHWSLVDRVAARKMVHEMEKSPEFLFVVFPGIDEHSHLASPFHPDALKSYELIDEAIGTLHKKLKSLNQWEEAAIFIVSDHGLSETKTHLGLNQFLEGLGISTFYYPKVVFRYRFKAASMVSGNGMSHLYLKGTDGWKGRMLWDEIENRKDRLLNKLLERPEIDVIAGQVAEGVIRVRSRRGEAIVHVGAPLAAPKSGARQGAPLQYQIVGTDPFGYPPLPATMSERDSLHLTANTEYPDALMQLLQIFRSRRTGDLVLSATRGFDLRKRHEVPEHKSTHGSLHWEHMNIPIVSNIPLTGPSVRSVDLFPTVLKLLGRPCPSGLDGIEVLAE from the coding sequence ATGAGCTTCCGTCGTTGCCTCATGATCCTGGCGGATGGAGCGCGTGCTGACGTCTTTCAGGACCTCTTGAAAAAAGGCCGCCTTCCAAATATCGCGGAGCACCTCCCGCATTTTCGGACAGGGGTCTCCGCCTTTCCCTCCACGACCGGGCCGGCTTATATGCCGTATCTCACCGGCTGTTTCCCGGGAACCTGCAATGTTCCTGGCATCCGCTGGTTTGACAAAGAGGCCTATTCCCGCCGTCCGTTCGCCACTCACAAATTCCGGAGTTATGTGGGGGCCGAGACTTTTTTTATTCCGCGAGACATGTCACACGAGGTCGATACCCTGTTTGAATTAATCCCTCGTTCCTTTAATATTTTTAACTCCGTCTCACGGGGGGTCAAACGCCGGTTTAACCGAACCTGGTTCTCACGAATCTGGTACTGGTACTATGCCCATCTGACCGATCACTGGTCGCTCGTGGACCGGGTCGCCGCAAGAAAAATGGTCCATGAAATGGAGAAAAGTCCTGAATTCCTTTTCGTCGTTTTTCCCGGCATCGATGAACATTCACACCTTGCCAGCCCCTTTCATCCAGACGCCCTGAAATCGTACGAGCTGATTGATGAAGCGATCGGCACCCTCCATAAGAAACTCAAAAGCCTGAACCAGTGGGAAGAGGCGGCCATTTTTATTGTCAGCGATCATGGACTCTCGGAAACCAAGACCCATCTTGGCTTAAACCAGTTTCTCGAAGGATTGGGAATTTCGACCTTTTACTACCCAAAGGTGGTCTTCCGTTATCGGTTCAAGGCGGCCAGTATGGTCTCTGGCAACGGGATGTCCCATCTCTATCTTAAAGGAACTGACGGTTGGAAGGGGCGGATGCTGTGGGATGAAATCGAAAACAGAAAAGACCGCCTGCTCAATAAGCTTCTCGAAAGACCGGAGATTGATGTCATAGCGGGACAGGTGGCCGAGGGAGTAATCAGGGTCCGGAGTCGGAGAGGGGAGGCGATCGTTCATGTAGGGGCGCCGCTTGCTGCGCCCAAATCAGGGGCGCGCCAAGGGGCGCCCCTACAATATCAAATTGTTGGTACAGATCCATTTGGCTACCCTCCCCTTCCTGCCACAATGTCTGAGCGTGACTCTCTCCATCTCACGGCCAACACCGAGTACCCTGATGCCCTCATGCAACTGCTTCAGATCTTCCGCTCCCGACGAACCGGCGATTTGGTCCTGTCAGCAACCAGGGGATTCGATCTGCGAAAAAGACACGAGGTGCCGGAACATAAATCGACCCACGGATCGTTACATTGGGAACATATGAATATCCCGATCGTATCGAACATCCCGTTGACCGGCCCATCGGTCCGTTCGGTCGATCTTTTTCCGACAGTCCTTAAACTGTTGGGAAGGCCTTGCCCCTCGGGGCTCGATGGAATAGAGGTTCTGGCAGAATGA
- a CDS encoding ABC transporter substrate-binding protein translates to MREKSVFRLSSLLLWIGVFAAPLVHTAVPPSQQAPEGTPTRAIQELDNMLDAYILHPKDEEEKKFNAEMKKKILHGTFDIAHLCQLALSQHWDDLNRKERDKFIDLMTRLLEKKAIFSKEHANGKGSSKAPYSVSYEGELFLNEPKSIARVRTAIQIPSEQLTITVHYKLTRADSSWRIFDVIVDDASLVDNYRYQFDRIISQHGYDDLVHRMESKLRELEQKEGGPPGLVTETSPPPPKPAKPEKKGGCTLEK, encoded by the coding sequence ATGAGGGAAAAATCAGTTTTTAGGCTCAGCTCTCTTCTCCTCTGGATCGGAGTTTTTGCCGCCCCGTTGGTTCATACGGCTGTTCCTCCTTCCCAACAGGCCCCGGAAGGAACCCCCACCCGTGCCATCCAGGAGCTGGACAACATGCTCGATGCCTACATCCTTCATCCAAAGGATGAAGAGGAGAAAAAGTTCAATGCTGAAATGAAGAAAAAAATCCTCCACGGAACCTTCGACATCGCCCATCTCTGTCAGCTCGCCTTAAGCCAGCACTGGGACGACTTAAATCGGAAGGAGAGGGATAAGTTTATCGATTTAATGACACGCCTCCTCGAGAAAAAAGCTATCTTTTCAAAGGAACATGCCAACGGCAAGGGCTCCTCCAAGGCCCCTTACAGCGTCTCTTACGAAGGAGAGTTATTTCTTAACGAACCAAAATCGATCGCCCGCGTTCGGACGGCTATCCAGATCCCCTCCGAACAGTTAACAATCACCGTTCATTATAAATTGACCCGCGCAGATTCTTCATGGCGAATTTTTGATGTCATCGTTGATGACGCCAGTCTGGTCGACAACTATCGGTATCAGTTCGATCGCATCATCAGTCAACACGGGTATGACGATCTTGTCCACCGCATGGAGTCCAAACTCAGGGAACTGGAGCAGAAGGAAGGGGGACCTCCAGGCCTGGTCACTGAAACCTCTCCTCCTCCCCCCAAACCGGCAAAGCCTGAGAAAAAGGGAGGATGCACTTTAGAAAAATGA
- a CDS encoding TolC family protein — protein MHSTSPRIVALLLILFLATPAFSKEERKETAREKAERLWGNGHHKTVSLSLKECLGRATTLNRQLEVADYDIKTAEEKENEVRKIGFPVLEYEYNVGPAPKDVSHAIDSFFSGDLTVFNKLKVGLGIPLQTFGKVGTGKQLADLGIRVEKEKKEAKKKEIALRVHELYNGILLAREIRRLLDTAARELGKEIEKREEKGGGDPSALLKLKLFHAELERRLEEVDKKEIMAKEALRILVDVDPTIGFDIRSDRLYRTEATLASFEKYQGEALDQRDDLQQLDIAYQAREKKLFLERRLTTPNLGLGAFFEMGRTPNVTGITTTDDFSDPLNFTRAGVGLRLSGQFDFHGTAAKIRQAKSELKKTEIQRDLARDGIVLELKEAYLNVRNASQEIERTEEAGKLSRQLLFLTQSNYDIGLAEPKDFVDAIQSFLETRGKYFEAVFNYNVAVARLSQKTGKDAS, from the coding sequence AAGACCGTCTCTTTAAGTCTCAAGGAGTGCCTTGGAAGGGCAACAACCCTGAACCGCCAACTGGAGGTTGCCGATTACGACATCAAGACCGCGGAGGAGAAGGAGAATGAGGTACGAAAGATCGGATTTCCTGTCCTGGAATACGAATACAACGTCGGGCCGGCCCCGAAGGATGTCTCCCACGCGATTGACAGCTTTTTTTCAGGTGATCTGACCGTCTTCAATAAATTAAAGGTGGGGCTTGGCATCCCGCTTCAAACCTTCGGCAAGGTGGGGACTGGAAAACAGTTGGCAGACCTGGGAATACGGGTGGAGAAGGAAAAAAAGGAGGCGAAGAAAAAAGAGATCGCCCTCCGCGTCCATGAGCTCTATAACGGAATCCTTCTAGCCCGTGAGATCCGGCGTCTCCTTGATACGGCCGCCAGGGAGTTGGGCAAAGAGATCGAGAAGCGGGAGGAGAAGGGAGGAGGAGACCCTTCCGCCCTGCTCAAACTAAAACTGTTCCATGCAGAACTGGAGCGACGGCTTGAGGAGGTGGACAAAAAGGAGATCATGGCGAAGGAGGCACTTCGAATCCTCGTCGATGTCGATCCAACCATCGGTTTCGACATCAGAAGCGACCGCCTTTATAGGACGGAGGCAACGCTCGCCTCTTTTGAAAAATATCAGGGGGAGGCGCTGGATCAACGCGATGACCTGCAACAACTGGATATCGCCTATCAGGCACGTGAAAAAAAACTGTTCCTCGAAAGAAGACTCACCACTCCCAACCTGGGTCTTGGTGCCTTTTTTGAGATGGGGAGGACTCCCAATGTCACCGGGATCACAACAACGGATGACTTCAGTGATCCCCTCAACTTCACCCGCGCCGGCGTCGGCCTCCGTCTCTCAGGACAGTTTGACTTTCACGGAACCGCCGCGAAAATCCGCCAGGCAAAGAGCGAACTGAAAAAAACAGAAATTCAAAGAGATCTGGCCCGAGATGGAATCGTTCTCGAACTGAAAGAGGCCTACCTGAATGTTCGGAACGCCTCGCAGGAGATCGAACGGACCGAGGAGGCGGGAAAGCTTTCACGTCAACTGCTCTTTCTGACCCAGAGCAACTATGACATCGGCCTCGCAGAACCAAAAGATTTTGTCGATGCGATCCAGTCTTTTCTGGAGACCCGGGGGAAGTATTTCGAGGCAGTTTTTAATTACAACGTCGCCGTAGCCCGTCTCTCTCAAAAAACCGGAAAGGATGCCTCATGA